The following DNA comes from Balaenoptera ricei isolate mBalRic1 chromosome 7, mBalRic1.hap2, whole genome shotgun sequence.
TAATAGATTTTGTAAGTGATTGTCTTCTCACATAATCCAAAAAGCAGCATTTTACGAGTTCCAGAAATAAATGTGTAAGACACACTGACAATTCAAGAATATTGAAGTCAGTGGAGATCTTataattttctcagttttcacGCTTACCTCACTCTTTTGAAtagtttttaaatagtaaaagtAACTATCACAGGAttatagaaaacaagaaaaagaaaacaaaaatcattcatcttctttatccttatacaactattattattttaagaatttcctTCTAGTCAATGAGTTTTGACTGCTGATCTTAACAATATTTGTAATAAACCAAAAGATGACAGCTGATCTCCCCAAATCTGCACTGCTGGAGGAACGGGTTTTAAGGGGAGGAACGACAAACTGCTGAACCAGAAACtagagcttaattttttttttttggccacgccccacggcttatgggatcttagttccctgaccagggattgaacccaggccctcagcagtgaaagtgcagagtcctaaccactggaccaccagggaattcccactagagcttaatttttaaacttcaaattCCAATCAAGTTCTCAAAGTACTTATGATAAACATTTATGCTTCTAGAAGTTGACAACTATATAAAACTAATGTGTAACAAACATTTCAATTTCACCTTTTCAATCTGCTGAAGGACCACTGAGGCTATCCTATCAAGTAGCGAAGTACTGAGGTAGTTAGTTCTAGAAATAAAAGATGCAATCCCTGCAACATTTATGTAATTAATTTCATCCATCAAACGCTGTAAGGTAACAACAGTTTCTTCAAGAAGTGAATCAGCAAACCAGTCTCCTTTTAAAGATTTAACTTCTTCCCATAACAGATTCAAACTGCTGCATTTTTGTAGTCTCTGACGACCGTAGTGATCTAATTTTTGAAGTAGTTTCAACTGTTTCCCAGGAATATTATTCCGATACATGTGATCATACTGAATACATCTTAAAACAGATGTGGCAAAACTATTCAGGTCATTTAGGTCACACTGTGGTAAAACTGCTTCAATTTGAGATATCCTCGCTTCGTCTAAGTGAGGAGAAGGAAGCATCGAAAGAGCACAAACCAGGAGGGAAATCTCACTAGGTATGACACTGACTTTCAAATAACtataaagaaagagggaaaaatgaaaagaacaaaattaatacATCAGCAAAAAACCCGATACACATATAagtattaaaatatgaatatataattattattacaattaataGGTGTGATAGGCTTAAAATATAAGTTAATTTAATAAGGGTTGGGTAAATTCAAAGATGACAGCTTCTTAAAGGATTACTAAGGGAAGCCTTAAGATGTTCTAAAGCACAGCCCCAGTtttttatgcaaaaataaaaccacagtccCTGACAAACAAAATGTCAGTGTCAGAACAATGTCTGCAGTGCTGCAGTTGGAGATGGAACTTGGACTGAATTTCTGATGTGACCTGTCAGGAGCTGGTATGACCTAGAACAGGCAAAGAGTGACCACTCAGTAATAGtgattcccttctttcttctgctaCATAAGAAgcccaactttaaaaaaacaaaaccaggatAACAGCGCATACAATTGACCCCATTCTCTACTCCTCCTTTCCCAAATCCCTCTGGTAAAAGCCCTACCACCAGGACAGCAGttgttaaaacacaaattaaaaactgGGAGCTTTTAAAGAATCTTTAGGGTTAGAAGTGTTGGAAGAGAtaatcaaatataaattaaaacaaaactgagttacttttaaaaatattaagttagcatactaaaataatgataatgttcAATGCTAGCAGGGGTGCATTGATACAGGCTTTCTCATTCACTAACAGTAAACTTAAAAAGTTGGTGCAAACTTTCTGGAAAGTAATTTAGTAGTATAGCTTGAGAACTTTAAAAGTAATTATATCATTTGACATGATCAATCTCTGTCTAGTAAACTAGCctaagaaaataatctaaaatgcaGGCAAAGATTTATGTTAGGTTATTCATCATATTTTTTATGTGGCTAAAATTTGAAAACAGTCTACATACCCAATGAGGGGGAATAGTTAAGAGAATTATGGTACAATCATATGATGGGTAATATCCAATCACTAAAAACATTTACACATAGTTTTAAATGATGTAGGAAAATGCTGTTAAGGTTAAGTGCGGGGGTTGGAGAAGGAAGAATACAAAGCTGCACGTTCATGACTCTCAACTATGGAAAAAGAaagcatatagatatagatacagatataaaatgTAAGTATATACCACGAGGAAATAAACCCAACTGTTGACCGTAGATGAAAGGGCttacaaatgatttttattttcttctttatacttttttttgttttcaaaatgatttttttttcacatcaaaTGGGTCACATGTTGACATCATAACAGGTTTGAGGGAGGCACATCTCACGCAACAGTGTGAACGCCCAATCATCATGCTTATGAAGTACAAAAGGATCTCAAAATGATTTTCATATAATATTTGGCCCATTGCCTGACACAAAGTAGGTACTCAACAAGTACTAAATGACTATTTTATTCTTATAACcacaaaaaattaatatactattttatataaagaaaagaaagtcccCAAGAGCTACATCTGTTTGCAGAATTGACCCAAGGGATAGGAACTCTCAGTATTTGCCAATCTTGTGATACTTGTCTGAAGATAAACCCCCAACAGACACAAACTTGCCAACCTCCATTGATGTTTTTCcttatggtggttcctcaaattCCAAAACTTACATATGCAATTGTGTTTATAATACTACCAAAAATCCACCAGCAGggctaaaattagaaaataaaaaaataccaagtgttggtgaggatatggagtaACAGGAATGCTCACATTTTGCTAGTGGTAGTATAAACTGgcacagccactttagaaaactatTTAGAGTTCCCTGGTGgactagtggttaggattccgggctttcactaccatggcccgggttcaacccctagTCGGagaactgttaaaaaaagaaaagaaaaaaaaatagaaaactgtttAGCAGGATCTACTGAAGATGAACATATGTATAACCTACAAACCAACAATCATACTCCTTGGTAAATATCCACAGAAATGCACACACATGTTCACTAAGAGATACATGTGAGGATACGTATCATaacaagaatatttataatagccaaaaagtgggaaATAAACATCTGTCAACATTAgaacagactaaaaaaaaaattgttacattCTTACTAGAGTATACAGCAAAAACATGGGTAAACCTCataaatccacctgccaatgcaggggacacgggttcaatccctggtccaggaagatcccacatgccacggagcaactaagccgatgcgccacaactactgagcctgtgctctagagcccgtgagccacaactactgagcctgcatgccacaactactgaagcccgcgcacctagagcctgtgctctgcaacaaaagaagccacggcaatgagaagcccccacttactgcaactagagaaagcccgcgcgcatcaATGAAGTTCCAACGCAGTCAAaactaaccaaataaataaatagtaatttttttttaaaaaaaacttctgctttaaaaaaaaaaagaattactaaaCTTCAACACTGTCATATTTGCTTCAAgttttttaataaagtaaattaaaacattACAGGTAAAGTGAAATCACCTGTGATGTTCCCACTCCTATGTTATTTTTCTGTTAGCATACCTGTAGGCAAACAGTATTGtgtaatttaatcttttaaaaaagatcatGCTGACCAAATAAATAATGTTGCTGGGCCAGTTTATGATATCTAATTTAGAACATAAAATTCTTAATAGAGGCTTTGTGGAAGTTGATGTTAAATATGGAAAGGGTGAAGACACAATAATCCTGTATTTAATCACCTTGATAAGAAGAAAGTTATTTAAGAAAACAGTGAATCTTCTTATAACATATCTAACATGCAAAATTATCATCTGATAAAGTGCTACCTCTTATTCTTCAGTTCAAATCTTAACCATAATGGATATCACCTTATTATAGTAAAAATCATTTTCAATTATATGCCACTCTTTTGATTACAGCATAGAGTCCCATGCCTGGTCTTTCAAAAATCACAGTAAGAAATCAAACTAGTATGGAAAAATGGATGGGAAAAAGGTTAATctgcttttaatttcattcattattctgatccttaaaataaaaatttttaatggaaaactcCATTTTAGCATAATGCAAAGTCAATGGAAAACTGAATAACTTCTTAGTTGAAATATGAATGCTATATCCATAGAAatgcagaaatttttaaattataaagggAAAATCTGTATGAAAACAGTTTTTCACTAACATTACccccacatattttatttttaaagtttcaaatttaaaattttaatatgctttaAAACAGGCAACTAAGCAGACTAAAGGCCCCCAAATGTGAGCACTCCCAAATGGAGTTTTGCCTTCTTCAGCAGCTCCAATCTTTTCATTGTTATTCCATTCCAGCAGGAAAGGAGAATGGCTTGGCTTTGTGTATTCACGTCCTAGGGAACTCATCACCCTACCGACCTCATTtccatttcaaaatatatcaagCACAAGCACTGGCAAAATGGGCATGGCGGGGAGATGAGtgtctttaacatttttaataaccTACCCATTTCTGCTTTCAAAACTTCCAACAACTCTATACatcattaaagaaaacaaacagtgaaataaagaaataaaaaaaaacaacagtgaaaGACTTAAACACATCTATTTTAATCTTACCTAAGCAGCAATTCTCTGAGTTTCACAAAAAGCTCTTTACTTTGAAAATGTAGCAAAATCGATGCTTGAGTTATCCTCAATAACTCTACTGGTTTATAGTTATCCAAATGTTTATGCAGAATTGAAGCAATtctaaaaagaatgataaaacaTGTATTATAAGCAGTTCATTCATGTACttttattaaacttttactgagGAGCTGTCTCATGCCAGACATGCTCTGCGCTGGAGAAACAGCAATGAATGACACAAGGTTTTCTGTTCTTGAAGAACTGTCTCAGGATGATGACAGAAATGTAAAactgatttaattttcttccttaaatccACTGGTCCTCTAATGGAGATGCTTAAAAGCAATGGGAAATGCGAAGAGACAATAAGTTGGAAGAATTAGGGCAGAAGGAATATCTTCTAAAGgaatatattatattatgataATGAAAAGATAAGTATACACAATCTGAACCacgtatttttgtttcttcttaaatCTCAAGTTAACAAAAAAGGCAATATATGGCAGTATGATTTCAAGGTAACAACTGTAGTGTGAAACAATTCAGGTTCATATAGATGTTAACTGTTCTGCAAAAACTgtccttttaaaaagtcagttctgCTCTATGCTCTCCACTTTCCTAGATGATATCCTCTGCTTGAGAATGACAACAGcagcaaatgaaatgaaatatgctgtaaactatttaaaaatctctattttgaaaaataaattatttagaaaataaacaatgACTTAAATGTTAATTCCTTATTTCTTCAAAACCaagattacaggaaaaaaacataagtttttttctcaaaaaaaaaaaaaatagcaacttATGAATGTCAACTAAACTTAACACCATGAATTTCAGAAAAGATTACTTTTTAATCAGACGTGAATTTCTGCTTTCCATCTCTTCCATTGCTCCCATCACTGCCAGGGCTTGATGGCTAGTCAACTCCTCTGACATCAATAATATAGTTGACTTAAgtctagaagcaaagaaaaatatttttatgttgaaaAACTGATGATTagcttataaaatttttttaaaaataagttcttagaacttaagaaacagaaaagaaataatagaaacaaaaactGAATTCAATATATAATTCTAATTTTTCTCCCCACATAACTGGGGATAATACAAAACactattaaataaagaaaaatacattgtttTCTTCAAAGTAATTAAGGCCTCAGTATAATCCTAAACTatctcttaaaaaatataaaatgttttaaaattaattggttAATTAATAATTCTAACATTGTAAACCTTGTAACCCTTAGCTAGAGAGCTAAGGAACTAACTAACAATTGATATTCCAACTctaccccaatttttaaaaactgaataagaTCTGACCAGGAAGTCAATATACCTACATATTAACAGAAATCTTATATACTAACTACTTACTGTAACATTATAAACTGAAAATTTACAAAGATGGTCCATTTTGAAACCATCCAAAGTAATCCAGTAATAAAAGTATATAAGTGTGCCTTTTAGAATAATTTAGAAGGCAAGCCTAAAactgaaatctaaagaaagcaagATAAACTAATTTTCTATTCATCCTACATAGTTCCACACCATCCTTTTCACCAACCTTATCAAACATTTCAAACCCAGCTTCTCCCCATAGCTTTTCCCAACCATTTTAGTCCACatttttctctcactcttctGTCTGTCCACAGCAGTTACTATCTATATCACTAATTTTAGTAGTTACTCATAAACTATGTTGAAGTGTCATGCTATTTACATATTTCAATTATGTATTTCTGTCCTCTCAAGTGGAATAAAaactccctgaaggcagggactCAATTAAATTCAACTTTTGTACTGCCTTGGCATAAAAGATTTTAACAGTACATGgtgacaaaaaaagagaaagattccaataaaagttttttaataatCATCTTGTTTCCATGTTGATACAGTCTCTTAAAATGTACCCTTAAATTTCTTCATATAATTCAAAggactcttaaaaataaaactctccaTGAAGTCTTTGCTAACAGAAATGAGGCAGATACCTCTATTATGTAACTCCTGGAACCCCTGCTTAACTGAATCTACTAATCACACTTATTTGTTTGCTCATATCTAGTAATcatgtattaatttaatatttgctCATCTTTATAGCCCAAATATTTCTATCTACATCAAATCTGGcaaaacagacatagagaatggacttgaggacatggggagggggaagggtaagttgggaggaagtgagagagtggcatggacatatatgcactaccaaatgtaaaatagatagctagtgggaagcagctgcatagcacagggagatcagctcgttgctttgtgtccacctagaggggtgctgtagggaggatgggagggagacgcaagagggaggagatatagggatatatgtatatgcatagctgattcactttgttataaagcagaaactaacacaccattgtaaagcaattatactccaataaagatgttaaaaaaaaaaatctggcaaaaCTGTAAATTCTTAAAAGATAGGAATCAGACCAAAATCACTCAAACCTGCCACTGGGATCATATACCAATGTGCATAATAAATGCTTTTGATGATGAATGTGAAGACACCAAAGCATAAAATGGTCCATCGTTAGGACTACTATAATTCCGAATATTCCACACTCtgtactgggggtgggggagtcttATCTCTCTGTGTAAAGCCAGTCACCTGGCCTAAGAAGGGAGAAGAATAGCACTTAAATGATGTTCTCCCACATCCATTGCTGTGTTGGCCACCACGGGATTATTGGCCCCTATACAAAGCAGTAGGAGACAAAGAGTTTGAGATGTAAATTAGAATAATCAGAGAAACAATCAAGGAGCAGAGCACAAGAGATAATTCTCCCTTCTACAGTTGAGTGGAGTGActtttctgacttccagaactgcaAGATCTAACCTTGAAGCCTCTATATATTCTCAACAAGAAAAGTAAAGTATTTTTAGCTGAACTTACCGTTTCTCTTCTTCAGGTCCTGCCACAGGTCCCAATGTTACAAACAATTTTACAAAGCTAGCAGGGTAGTCAAACAGAGGAATCATTTCTGTTAGCCTCTTCTTGgtcattaaaataaattcaaaactatGAAACTGTAGAGAGTGGTATAGACTAAGTATTTTACTGATGGAGTCCAAATCAAGGTGGTTCACATTGCTCAAAAACACTTTATTGCACCTTTCCAATAGTGGGTAATAACCATATTTAATATTTCGAAGAAACTGTACTATTCTTCTTGCAATGTTGACCTGGGAAGAATCTATGGTGTCAAAAAGttgctctgttttgttcactaattGCTCTTGAAAACGCTGTGATATTAAAGAAGATATGCTGACCATTAAAACAGACAAGCACCTGAAAAAGGAAGATGCAAAGATTTTTACATTATCTAAGAAAAATGAGCAATTCTAAGACTAAATGCTTAAAAACGGAAAGGAACTGA
Coding sequences within:
- the FASTKD1 gene encoding FAST kinase domain-containing protein 1, mitochondrial isoform X4, which translates into the protein MGKIADIVNRNLETIQDLRCLSVLMVSISSLISQRFQEQLVNKTEQLFDTIDSSQVNIARRIVQFLRNIKYGYYPLLERCNKVFLSNVNHLDLDSISKILSLYHSLQFHSFEFILMTKKRLTEMIPLFDYPASFVKLFVTLGPVAGPEEEKRLKSTILLMSEELTSHQALAVMGAMEEMESRNSRLIKKIASILHKHLDNYKPVELLRITQASILLHFQSKELFVKLRELLLSYLKVSVIPSEISLLVCALSMLPSPHLDEARISQIEAVLPQCDLNDLNSFATSVLRCIQYDHMYRNNIPGKQLKLLQKLDHYGRQRLQKCSSLNLLWEEVKSLKGDWFADSLLEETVVTLQRLMDEINYINVAGIASFISRTNYLSTSLLDRIASVVLQQIEKIHPFAILAIILPFSALNYDPPQRDEFFGTCLQRLNSYLSILDPLMLVFLGYSLATREYFSEDLLKAIFNIRFLAKLDSQLELLCSSLNMKVQFRLMELNRAVCLECPEYQIPWFHDRFCQQQYKKDFGSMNGAQQQIYKMLAEVLGGISFVKASVLTPYYYTIDFECILDKRKKPLPYGSHNTTLGKLPKIHSELNTQIAGSRLPPGAEKIALEFLDSRAFCRNIPHLKGKSAMKKRHLEILGYHVIQIPHFEWNSMALSTKNARMDYLRERIFGEGKSSS
- the FASTKD1 gene encoding FAST kinase domain-containing protein 1, mitochondrial isoform X3 — its product is MCCTSYNNQHLCFSPLMGKIADIVNRNLETIQDLRCLSVLMVSISSLISQRFQEQLVNKTEQLFDTIDSSQVNIARRIVQFLRNIKYGYYPLLERCNKVFLSNVNHLDLDSISKILSLYHSLQFHSFEFILMTKKRLTEMIPLFDYPASFVKLFVTLGPVAGPEEEKRLKSTILLMSEELTSHQALAVMGAMEEMESRNSRLIKKIASILHKHLDNYKPVELLRITQASILLHFQSKELFVKLRELLLSYLKVSVIPSEISLLVCALSMLPSPHLDEARISQIEAVLPQCDLNDLNSFATSVLRCIQYDHMYRNNIPGKQLKLLQKLDHYGRQRLQKCSSLNLLWEEVKSLKGDWFADSLLEETVVTLQRLMDEINYINVAGIASFISRTNYLSTSLLDRIASVVLQQIEKIHPFAILAIILPFSALNYDPPQRDEFFGTCLQRLNSYLSILDPLMLVFLGYSLATREYFSEDLLKAIFNIRFLAKLDSQLELLCSSLNMKVQFRLMELNRAVCLECPEYQIPWFHDRFCQQQYKKDFGSMNGAQQQIYKMLAEVLGGISFVKASVLTPYYYTIDFECILDKRKKPLPYGSHNTTLGKLPKIHSELNTQIAGSRLPPGAEKIALEFLDSRAFCRNIPHLKGKSAMKKRHLEILGYHVIQIPHFEWNSMALSTKNARMDYLRERIFGEGKSSS